A DNA window from Meiothermus cerbereus DSM 11376 contains the following coding sequences:
- a CDS encoding S-adenosylmethionine decarboxylase family protein produces the protein MTSVSGGRWVAEIYGCNLEVLENPKLVEVALRDAVLKLGAPPAGIQSTVYKFYPQGLSAAILSPVAAVMIHTWPEDNASAALDLYFYKRDVDPEAVLRGLARAFGAQEESAFRFWRGGEHEIKRRRQESPSKNGL, from the coding sequence GTGACAAGTGTTTCTGGAGGCCGCTGGGTTGCCGAAATATACGGCTGTAACCTGGAAGTGCTGGAAAACCCCAAGCTGGTAGAGGTAGCGCTGCGCGATGCAGTGCTCAAGCTTGGTGCACCTCCGGCTGGTATACAGTCCACGGTCTACAAGTTTTACCCTCAGGGACTTTCGGCAGCCATCCTCTCCCCTGTGGCCGCAGTTATGATTCACACCTGGCCAGAGGACAACGCCTCGGCAGCGCTCGACCTTTACTTTTATAAGCGCGACGTAGACCCCGAAGCGGTCTTGCGGGGGCTGGCCAGGGCATTTGGAGCCCAGGAAGAGTCGGCTTTTCGTTTTTGGCGTGGTGGTGAGCATGAAATAAAGCGCCGCAGGCAAGAATCACCGAGCAAAAACGGGCTGTAG